GGGGCAACTGGTCGCCAACCTTGCTACGACCGCCGGTCGGTTAGACGCCGGGGCGGTGTGGGAGCTCGACGACACGGAAGCCCTGGCCGCAGCAAAGGTCTTGATTGAGCAGCATCGTAGCGCCGCCGCCGCTGAAATCGCCGAGCCTGCGGCTATGCGTGGCGGTCGCGGAACCTAAGAGCGCCAGAATTGTCAATCCGAGCTTGGTTGTTGCTCGGGTTTGAGCAGCCAGTGCGCCGAACCACAGCCAAGCCCGATGAGCGGCGTTGCCAACAGCACCGCGGCGGTTTGCAGCCGCATTTGCCCTGCGGCCATCCCGAAGCTCAGTTTCAAATCTGGCCCGACGTTCGCCAGCATTTGTACGTTGCCCGCAGCAATCTGCAGGGAAACTATCGCCGGAATCGAACAGCCTAAAAAGAACGCCCGAAACTGGCGCGTGCCGCATACAAGGCCAACCACGGTCAACGCCGGTATTGCCAATTGAGCGAGGATCATGAACGTGCCAGTCACCCAACTCGGATCTGGGACGATCGTCGCAAGGGCGAAGCCGGCCGCAGTCACCACACCGAGCATCATTCGTAGGGAGAATTGAGGCCTCGTCATAGATATATTGTTTACCGTAACGCCTTTATGCCGCGCATGCGGAATGGCTGCAACAGATGTCGACCAGCGGCGACAGAAGCTCGAATGTGCGATCTGTGGCGCCGAGTTGACTTAAAACGAGCCGCCGCGCGCGTTGACCGAGAGCCTCGGCGAAGGAGCGGTCGGTAAGGCAGCGACGCACAAATTCCGTCAGCTCGCCGGCGTCGGCGACGACGGCGGCGGCACGTCCGGATAGCATCTGCTCGACAATGTCGCGGAAGTTGCGGGTGTTGGGGCCGAAGCAGACGGCGGCGCCGTAGGCGGCCGGCTCGATCATGTTTTGCCCGCCACGATTGCCCAGGCTGCCGCCGACAAATGCGATGTCGGCCGTTCCCCACCAGGCCCCCAACTCGCCAATGGTGTCGACCAGCAGGACCCGCGCGGCCGGACGCGCACCTTCCTCATCCAGGCGACTGCGACGCTGCCAATCGAAGCCCGATCGATCCAGCAAGGCGGCCACCGCGTCGAACCGCTCGGGGTGACGGGGCACGACTAACAGCCGCAACGCAGGGTGCTCGCCGGCGAGCGCATCATAGGCCGACAAGGCCGCTTGTTCTTCGCCTTCCTGCGTGCTGCCGGCCAGAAAAACAACGTCGCCGTCAACGATGCCTGCCAGACGGCGCAGCCGCACCGTGGCCGCGTTCTGGCGATCGGTCTGCGCGCCGTCGAATTTCATCGAACCGGTGACGCAGACGGTGCCCGGCGCGGCGCCCAGCATCAAGAACCGTTCGGCATATTCATCGTTCTGCACGGCAAGCAGTTCGAGTCGCGAAAGCGTCCGGGCGATCAGCCGGCGCATGCGACGGTAGCCGTTGAAGCTCCGCTCGCTCAGCCGGCCGTTGACCACGGCCACGCGTGCATTACTGCGGCGTGCCGCGGCGATCAAGTTGGGCCACAGCTCCAGCTCCGCCAACACCAGGCACGTCGGACGGATGCGGCGCATCGCCGCCGCCACCGCCCAGGTGAAATCGAGCGGACAATAAAAGACCGTCAGACTCGGATACTTTTTCTGCGCCGTGGCGAATCCGGTGGCGGTGGTGGTCGACATCACGCACCGCCAGCCCGGCTGCCGCCGCGTGATCTCCACCAGCAGCGGGACGAGTAGATTCACCTCGCCCACGCTCACGGCATGAAACCAGACGCAAGGTCCGTCGCCGCTGCGCCGTGGCACAAGGCCAAACAGTTTTTCCAGCCAGCCGCGGCGATACTTGCCGTGTGCGATCACCCG
This DNA window, taken from Pirellulales bacterium, encodes the following:
- a CDS encoding 3-deoxy-D-manno-octulosonic acid transferase; translated protein: MRYLFNFLYLALIALASPKLLYRVIAHGKYRRGWLEKLFGLVPRRSGDGPCVWFHAVSVGEVNLLVPLLVEITRRQPGWRCVMSTTTATGFATAQKKYPSLTVFYCPLDFTWAVAAAMRRIRPTCLVLAELELWPNLIAAARRSNARVAVVNGRLSERSFNGYRRMRRLIARTLSRLELLAVQNDEYAERFLMLGAAPGTVCVTGSMKFDGAQTDRQNAATVRLRRLAGIVDGDVVFLAGSTQEGEEQAALSAYDALAGEHPALRLLVVPRHPERFDAVAALLDRSGFDWQRRSRLDEEGARPAARVLLVDTIGELGAWWGTADIAFVGGSLGNRGGQNMIEPAAYGAAVCFGPNTRNFRDIVEQMLSGRAAAVVADAGELTEFVRRCLTDRSFAEALGQRARRLVLSQLGATDRTFELLSPLVDICCSHSACAA